The proteins below come from a single Benincasa hispida cultivar B227 chromosome 4, ASM972705v1, whole genome shotgun sequence genomic window:
- the LOC120075307 gene encoding far upstream element-binding protein 1 has protein sequence MADEAQYSSGSTDTVSNKRKYDDQPPPMVTRRPTGFSGPITSPSADSAHPPPPSYNNVPPPMDEIQIAKQRAQEIASRLIISSGGVGAGAGPGVGADVKRPRVENGGGFDSYDKGFSSGPELKPHMSSSAPSAIPVSYGFQGSSKKIEIPNGRVGVIIGKGGETIKYLQLQSGAKIQVTRDMDADPNSTTRMVELMGTPDQIAKAEQLINDVLSEAESGGSGIVSRRLTGPSGSEQFVMKIPNNKVGLVIGKGGETIKSMQARTGARIQVIPLHLPPGDTSTERTLQIDGSSEQIESAKQLVNEVISENRARNSGMSGGYNQQGYQARPPSSWGPPGAPPMQQPSYGYGQQGGYSAPSSQYNMPQPPYQGYSQPASGGYASNWDQSTVPPNQPATQGSGYDYYSQQPPQQQQTPGGPGATGDNSGGYSYGQPQASTYNQQGYSQDGYGGNYHAPQSGYGQPPTYDQQGYGSTANYGNVANAGQDGLNSYGSQGESSQTVPPAAQSSSVSQQGYSANQQPSPNPGSYPPPSQSGYGMTAPSQTGYGNQPAAQTAYGAAAYGAPQTQKQPANPPAYGQSTQSPSTPSGYGQPGALPSGYSSSQPPASGYAQSDSASQRAPPTSYGTAAQPGFAPPPYGVPPTNQPAYGQAPPPYSSSYGAAYPQPQYSSEGNAGGATRGGYDSASAAQTAPQSGVAKASPKS, from the exons ATGGCTGACGAAGCGCAGTATTCATCTGGTAGTACTGATACAGTTTCCAACAAGCGCAAGTACGACGACCAACCTCCACCCATGGTCACTCGACGCCCGACTGGCTTTTCCGGCCCCATCACTTCCCCTTCTGCTGATTCGGCACATCCTCCGCCTCCTTCCTACAACAACGTCCCGCCACCTATGGATGAGATCCAGATCGCCAAGCAGCGTGCTCAGGAGATTGCCTCTCGGTTGATTATCTCCAGCGGTGGCGTCGGGGCCGGTGCTGGACCTGGCGTTGGAGCCGATGTCAAACGTCCGAGGGTCGAGAACGGCGGCGGGTTTGATTCATACGACAAGGGTTTTAGTTCTGGTCCAG AGCTGAAGCCTCACATGTCAAGTTCAGCCCCTTCAGCAATACCTGTTTCCTATGGTTTCCAAGGGTCAAGCAAGAAAATTGAAATTCCAAATGGGAGAGTTGGCGTAATTATTGGTAAAGGTGGTGAGACCATCAAGTACCTTCAGCTCCAGTCTGGGGCAAAAATACAAGTTACTCGTGACATGGACGCAGATCCCAATTCTACTACCCGGATGGTTGAGCTAATGGGTACCCCTGATCAAATTGCTAAGGCCGAGCAGCTGATAAATGATGTTCTTTCTGAG GCTGAATCTGGAGGTTCTGGCATAGTATCACGAAGATTAACAGGCCCTTCAGGATCTGAGCAGTTTGTTATGAAAATTCCCAATAATAAG GTTGGCTTGGTTATTGGTAAAGGTGGTGAAACAATCAAAAGTATGCAAGCTAGGACTGGAGCACGTATTCAG GTGATACCATTGCACTTACCCCCTGGGGATACATCTACGGAAAGAACCTTACAGATTGATGGTTCAAGCGAGCAGATCGAGTCAGCAAAACAGTTGGTTAATGAAGTTATCAGCGAG AATCGTGCAAGAAATTCAGGTATGTCAGGAGGGTATAATCAGCAAGGTTATCAAGCTCGACCCCCTTCAAGTTGGGGTCCTCCTGGGGCTCCACCAATGCAGCAGCCTAGTTATGGCTATGGACAGCAAGGCGGATACTCTGCTCCTTCGTCTCAGTATAACATGCCACAACCTCCTTATCAGGGTTATTCCCAACCAGCATCTGGTGGATATGCTTCCAATTGGGACCAGTCTACCGTTCCCCCAAATCAACCTGCTACTCAGGGAAGTGGTTATGATTACTACAGTCAACAGCCTCCGCAGCAACAGCAGACACCTGGAGGTCCTGGTGCTACCGGAGACAACAGTGGTGGTTACAGTTATGGTCAACCACAAGCCTCTACTTATAATCAACAGGGTTACTCTCAAGATGGCTATGGTGGTAATTACCATGCACCTCAGTCTGGTTACGGCCAGCCGCCTACATATGATCAGCAAGGTTATGGTTCTACTGCAAACTATGGTAATGTGGCTAATGCAGGCCAAGATGGGCTCAATTCATATGGGTCTCAAGGGGAGTCATCACAGACGGTCCCTCCTGCTGCACAATCCTCTTCAGTGAGCCAGCAAGGTTATAGTGCAAATCAACAGCCTAGCCCTAACCCAGGGAGTTACCCTCCACCAAGTCAGTCGGGGTACGGCATGACTGCACCTTCCCAAACTGGCTATGGAAATCAACCAGCTGCTCAGACTGCATATGGGGCTGCTGCTTATGGAGCTCCTCAGACTCAGAAACAGCCTGCAAATCCTCCTGCCTATGGTCAGAGCACTCAGTCACCAAGCACACCCAGTGGCTATGGGCAACCTGGTGCATTGCCGTCTGGATATTCAAGCTCTCAGCCTCCTGCATCTGGGTACGCTCAATCAGATTCTGCTTCTCAACGTGCTCCACCAACCAGTTATGGTACTGCAGCTCAGCCGGGGTTTGCGCCACCACCTTATGGTGTTCCTCCAACAAATCAGCCAGCTTATGGGCAGGCTCCACCACCTTATAGCTCCTCTTATGGTGCTGCTTACCCTCAGCCTCAATATTCATCTGAAGGTAATGCAGGTGGCGCTACTCGTGGGGGCTATGATTCTGCATCGGCTGCTCAGACAGCGCCGCAAAGTGGTGTTGCAAAGGCATCACCAAAAAGTTGA